From a region of the Azospirillum formosense genome:
- a CDS encoding MFS transporter: MPHTAEAPSRRAIASWCLYDWANSSYNTIITTFIFSVYFARGVVGDEVAGASRWSAALTVAGLLIALLSPVLGAVADRTGRRKPWMALFTGLTVVFCAALWWVKPDPSHALFALVCVVIGTVAFELANVFYNASLTALAPPRMLGRISGWGWGIGYFGGLACLVVALFVFVKSPTPLFGLLDTAEQAPVRATALLAAAWYGLFALPFFLFVPDAPATGLGIRQAAREGVATLRRTLTETRKYRNTLRFLIASAIYRDGINTITAFGGIFAAHAFGMTFEEILLFAIALNVVAGVGAIGFAWVDDRMGAKPTILVSLIGLTAFGVPLLLATEKAWFWVLALGLGAFFGPAQAAGRSMMARLAPPGMVGEMFGLYSLTGRMAGFVGPLAFGLATTLFDSQRAGMASVVAFFVIGFGLMLTVREPAPGDANTVRQSAAA, encoded by the coding sequence ATGCCCCACACCGCCGAGGCGCCGAGCCGCCGCGCCATCGCGTCCTGGTGCCTCTACGACTGGGCGAACTCGTCGTACAACACCATCATCACGACCTTCATCTTCTCCGTCTACTTCGCCCGCGGCGTGGTCGGGGACGAGGTGGCGGGCGCCTCGCGCTGGAGCGCCGCGCTGACCGTCGCCGGGCTGCTGATCGCCCTGCTCAGCCCCGTGCTGGGCGCGGTGGCCGACCGGACGGGGCGGCGCAAGCCGTGGATGGCGCTGTTCACCGGCCTGACCGTGGTCTTCTGCGCCGCGCTCTGGTGGGTGAAGCCCGACCCCTCCCACGCGCTGTTCGCCCTGGTCTGCGTGGTCATCGGCACCGTCGCCTTCGAGCTGGCGAACGTCTTCTACAACGCCAGCCTGACCGCGCTGGCGCCGCCGCGGATGCTCGGGCGGATTTCCGGCTGGGGCTGGGGCATCGGCTATTTCGGCGGGCTGGCCTGTCTGGTGGTCGCCCTGTTCGTCTTCGTGAAGTCGCCCACCCCGCTGTTCGGCCTGCTCGACACCGCGGAGCAGGCGCCGGTGCGCGCCACCGCCCTTCTCGCCGCCGCCTGGTACGGGCTGTTCGCCCTGCCCTTCTTCCTGTTCGTTCCGGACGCGCCGGCGACCGGCCTCGGCATCCGGCAGGCCGCGAGGGAGGGCGTGGCGACGCTGCGCCGGACGCTGACGGAAACGCGCAAGTACCGCAACACGCTGCGTTTCCTGATCGCCAGCGCGATCTACCGCGACGGCATCAACACCATCACCGCCTTCGGCGGCATCTTCGCCGCCCACGCCTTCGGCATGACGTTCGAGGAGATCCTGCTCTTCGCCATTGCGCTGAACGTGGTGGCCGGCGTCGGGGCCATCGGCTTCGCCTGGGTGGACGACCGCATGGGGGCCAAGCCGACCATCCTGGTCAGCCTGATCGGCCTGACCGCCTTCGGCGTTCCGCTGCTGCTGGCGACGGAGAAGGCGTGGTTCTGGGTGCTGGCCCTGGGGCTGGGCGCCTTCTTCGGGCCGGCGCAGGCGGCCGGGCGGTCGATGATGGCGCGGCTGGCCCCGCCGGGCATGGTGGGCGAGATGTTCGGTCTCTACAGCCTGACCGGCCGCATGGCCGGCTTCGTCGGGCCGCTCGCCTTCGGGCTGGCGACCACGCTGTTCGACAGCCAGCGGGCCGGCATGGCGAGCGTTGTGGCTTTCTTCGTGATCGGTTTTGGGCTTATGCTGACGGTTCGGGAGCCGGCACCGGGCGACGCGAATACGGTGCGACAGTCCGCCGCGGCATGA
- a CDS encoding NAD-glutamate dehydrogenase produces MALRAEQLKDELTEEVVRQVRERLGRSRAAPAERFVRQFYDNVPPDDIIQAPAEQLYGAALAMWQWGQQREATDRAKVRVYNPRVEEHGWQSHRTVVEIVNDDMPFLVDSVTAELNRQGLTVHLVIHPVVRVKRDADGQLAELYEPAAAPTDAAPESFMHVEVGAVTGAAALDQAREGLERVLADVRAAVADWRAMRQQVRAAIAEADCARAAVPAIIPDDEVDEAKAFLSWADDDHFTFLGYREYRFESGADGADSSLGLVAGSGLGILRDDSVTVFDGLRNYATLPPDVRDFLRNPRVLMVTKGNRPSPVHRAVPMDAFLIKRFDAEGRIIGERLVAGLFTSVAYNRSPREIPYLRRKVAEVMELAGFDPQGHDGKALLHILETYPRDELFQIQVPELLDIAVGILHLQERQRLALFVRKDPFERFASCLVYVPRDRYDTTLRRRIQSILEAAYDGTCTGFTTQLTESVLARLHFIIKTEPGRVPAVDAADLEARLVQAARGWDDHLRDALVEAHGEEQGRTLFRRYADAFPTAYREEFNAEAAVFDIERIEKATAQGTLGINLYRPLEAEGDELHVKIYHEGRPVPLSDVLPMLEHMDLKVITEAPFEIAIAGHAAPVWIHDFTARSQNGLPIDCAMVKEKFQDAFAAVWDGRMEDDGFNRLVLRAGLTAREVTVLRAYAKYLRQARIPYGQDVVESTLAGHPAIARKLVALFHSRFDPARRPQNDPGLAAEIERALDGVRNLDEDRILRRFLNLLCNTLRTNAYQNGADGRPKTYISFKIDSRNIDDLPLPRPMVEVFVYSPRMEGVHLRGGKVARGGIRWSDRREDFRTEILGLMKAQMVKNTVIVPVGSKGGFVVKRPPPPSAGREAALAEGIECYKTLMRGLLDITDNLDAQGAVVPPPEVVRHDGNDPYLVVAADKGTATFSDIANAVSVDHGFWLGDAFASGGSAGYDHKKMGITARGAWESVKRHFRELGHDTQTQDFTVVGVGDMSGDVFGNGMLLSKHIRLLAAFDHRHIFVDPDPDAARSWEERQRLFDLPRSSWADYDESLLSAGGRVFDRSAKSLELTPEIRQRFGIAKDHITPLELMQTLLKAEVDLLWFGGIGTYLKAAEETNAEVGDKANDALRIDGRDVRAKVIGEGANLGVTQRGRIEAAQHGVRLNTDAIDNSAGVDTSDHEVNIKILLNDVVVRGDMTVKQRDQLLAAMTDEVAGLVLADNYLQSQALTVARAQGPDALEAQARLIRSLEKAGRLNRAIEYLPDEEELSARMANREGLTRPELAVLLAYAKITLYDDLLASDLPDDPFMADDLTRYFPKPLRKAHAEAVGRHRLRREIIATSVTNSLVNRTGPTFVKEMMEKTGMGPADVARAYTIVRDAFGLRSLWTGIEDLDTVVPAALQTSMILETVRHMERAAAWFLASCQQPLDIARETEAFRPGIETLLAGLDNVLDAEETARLTARVASYQEQGVPAELARRMAALPVLAAAPDLVRIAGRTGRGVADVAAVYFMLGRRFGLEWLRDKAAAAKAENHWQKQAVAALVDDLFAHQTVLTTRVLESVDQLPAEAPVEAWIANRRPVVERVEQLLSELRTQPNVDLSMLAVANRQLRGLTAG; encoded by the coding sequence ATGGCTCTCAGGGCCGAACAGCTCAAGGACGAGCTGACCGAAGAGGTCGTGCGGCAGGTTCGCGAGCGGCTGGGCCGCAGCCGCGCGGCACCGGCGGAGCGCTTCGTACGGCAGTTCTACGACAACGTCCCGCCCGACGACATCATCCAGGCTCCGGCCGAGCAGCTCTACGGCGCCGCGCTCGCCATGTGGCAATGGGGCCAGCAGCGCGAGGCGACCGACCGCGCCAAGGTCCGCGTCTACAACCCCCGCGTCGAGGAGCATGGCTGGCAGTCCCACCGCACGGTGGTGGAGATCGTCAACGACGACATGCCCTTCCTCGTCGACTCGGTGACCGCGGAGCTGAACCGCCAGGGGCTGACCGTCCATCTGGTCATCCACCCCGTGGTGCGGGTCAAGCGCGACGCCGACGGCCAGCTCGCCGAGCTGTACGAGCCGGCGGCGGCCCCCACCGACGCCGCCCCCGAATCCTTCATGCATGTCGAGGTCGGCGCGGTCACCGGCGCCGCGGCGCTCGACCAGGCCCGCGAGGGGCTGGAGCGCGTGCTGGCCGACGTGCGCGCCGCCGTCGCCGACTGGCGGGCCATGCGCCAGCAGGTGCGCGCCGCCATCGCCGAGGCCGACTGCGCCCGTGCCGCCGTCCCGGCCATCATCCCCGACGACGAGGTGGACGAGGCCAAGGCCTTCCTATCCTGGGCGGACGACGACCATTTCACCTTCCTCGGCTACCGCGAATACCGCTTCGAGAGCGGCGCCGACGGCGCGGACTCCTCGCTGGGGCTGGTCGCCGGCAGCGGTCTGGGCATCCTGCGCGACGACTCGGTCACCGTCTTCGACGGGCTGCGCAACTACGCCACCCTGCCGCCCGACGTGCGCGACTTCCTGCGCAACCCGCGCGTCCTGATGGTGACCAAGGGCAACCGCCCCTCCCCCGTGCACCGCGCGGTGCCGATGGACGCCTTCCTCATCAAGCGCTTCGACGCCGAGGGGCGGATCATCGGCGAGCGGCTGGTCGCCGGCCTCTTCACCTCGGTCGCCTACAACCGCAGCCCGCGCGAGATCCCCTATCTCCGCCGCAAGGTCGCGGAGGTGATGGAGCTGGCCGGCTTCGACCCGCAGGGCCATGACGGCAAGGCGCTGCTGCACATCCTGGAGACCTACCCGCGCGACGAGCTGTTCCAGATCCAGGTTCCGGAGCTGCTCGACATCGCGGTCGGCATCCTGCACCTGCAGGAACGGCAGCGGCTGGCCCTGTTCGTGCGCAAGGACCCGTTCGAGCGCTTCGCCTCCTGCCTCGTCTACGTGCCGCGCGACCGCTACGACACCACGCTGCGCCGGCGCATCCAGTCCATCCTGGAGGCCGCCTACGACGGCACCTGCACCGGCTTCACCACGCAGCTGACCGAAAGCGTGCTGGCCCGCCTGCATTTCATCATCAAGACCGAGCCGGGCCGCGTGCCCGCCGTCGACGCCGCCGATCTGGAGGCGCGGCTGGTCCAGGCGGCGCGCGGCTGGGACGACCATCTGCGCGACGCGCTGGTCGAGGCCCACGGCGAGGAGCAGGGGCGCACCCTGTTCCGCCGCTACGCCGACGCCTTCCCCACCGCCTACCGCGAGGAGTTCAACGCGGAGGCCGCCGTCTTCGACATCGAGCGGATCGAGAAGGCGACGGCCCAGGGCACGCTGGGCATCAACCTCTACCGCCCGCTGGAGGCCGAAGGGGACGAGCTGCACGTCAAGATCTACCACGAAGGCCGCCCGGTGCCGCTGTCCGACGTGCTTCCCATGCTGGAGCACATGGACCTGAAGGTGATCACCGAGGCGCCCTTCGAGATCGCCATCGCCGGCCACGCCGCCCCGGTGTGGATCCACGACTTCACCGCGCGCTCGCAGAACGGGCTGCCTATCGATTGCGCGATGGTCAAGGAGAAGTTCCAGGACGCCTTCGCCGCCGTCTGGGACGGCCGGATGGAGGATGACGGCTTCAACCGCCTCGTGCTCCGCGCCGGCCTGACCGCGCGGGAGGTGACGGTGCTGCGCGCCTACGCCAAGTATCTGCGCCAGGCCCGCATCCCCTACGGGCAGGACGTGGTGGAAAGCACGCTGGCCGGCCATCCGGCCATCGCGCGCAAGCTGGTCGCCCTGTTCCACAGCCGCTTCGACCCGGCCCGCCGCCCGCAGAACGATCCGGGGCTGGCGGCCGAGATCGAGCGCGCCCTCGACGGGGTGAGGAACCTGGACGAGGACCGCATCCTGCGGCGCTTCCTCAACCTGCTGTGCAACACGCTGCGCACCAACGCCTACCAGAACGGTGCGGACGGGCGGCCCAAGACCTACATCTCCTTCAAGATCGACAGCCGCAACATCGACGACCTGCCGCTTCCCCGCCCGATGGTCGAGGTGTTCGTCTACAGCCCGCGGATGGAGGGCGTCCATCTGCGCGGCGGCAAGGTGGCGCGCGGCGGCATCCGCTGGTCCGACCGGCGCGAGGATTTCCGCACGGAGATTCTCGGGCTGATGAAGGCGCAAATGGTCAAGAACACCGTCATCGTGCCGGTCGGCTCCAAGGGCGGCTTCGTGGTGAAGCGGCCGCCCCCGCCGTCCGCCGGGCGCGAGGCGGCGCTGGCCGAAGGCATCGAGTGCTACAAGACGCTGATGCGCGGCCTGCTGGACATCACCGACAACCTGGACGCCCAGGGCGCGGTGGTGCCGCCGCCCGAGGTGGTCCGCCACGACGGGAACGATCCCTATCTGGTGGTCGCCGCCGACAAGGGCACGGCCACCTTCTCCGACATCGCCAACGCGGTGTCGGTGGACCACGGCTTCTGGCTGGGCGACGCCTTCGCGTCGGGCGGCTCCGCCGGCTACGACCACAAGAAGATGGGCATCACCGCCCGCGGCGCCTGGGAGTCGGTGAAGCGCCATTTCCGCGAGCTGGGGCACGACACCCAGACGCAGGACTTCACCGTCGTCGGCGTCGGCGACATGTCGGGCGACGTGTTCGGCAACGGCATGCTGCTGTCGAAGCACATCCGCCTGCTCGCCGCCTTCGACCACCGGCACATCTTCGTCGATCCCGACCCCGACGCCGCGCGGAGCTGGGAGGAGCGGCAGCGCCTGTTCGACCTGCCGCGCTCCTCCTGGGCGGACTACGACGAGTCGCTGCTGTCCGCGGGCGGCCGCGTCTTCGACCGCTCGGCCAAGTCGCTGGAGCTGACGCCGGAGATCCGCCAGCGCTTCGGCATCGCCAAGGACCACATCACCCCGCTGGAGCTGATGCAGACCCTGCTGAAGGCCGAGGTGGACCTGCTGTGGTTCGGCGGCATCGGCACCTACCTGAAGGCGGCGGAGGAGACCAACGCCGAGGTCGGCGACAAGGCCAACGACGCGCTGCGCATCGACGGGCGCGACGTGCGGGCCAAGGTCATCGGCGAAGGCGCCAACCTGGGCGTCACCCAGCGCGGCCGCATCGAGGCGGCGCAGCACGGGGTGCGGCTGAACACCGACGCCATCGACAATTCGGCGGGCGTCGACACCTCCGACCATGAGGTGAACATCAAGATCCTGCTGAACGACGTGGTCGTCCGCGGCGACATGACCGTGAAGCAGCGCGACCAGCTGCTCGCCGCCATGACCGACGAGGTGGCCGGTCTGGTGCTGGCCGACAACTATCTGCAGAGCCAGGCGCTGACCGTCGCCCGCGCCCAGGGGCCCGACGCGCTGGAGGCGCAGGCCCGGCTGATCCGCTCGCTGGAGAAGGCGGGCCGGCTGAACCGCGCCATCGAGTATCTGCCCGACGAGGAGGAGCTGTCCGCCCGCATGGCCAACCGCGAGGGGCTGACCCGGCCCGAGCTGGCGGTGCTGCTGGCCTACGCCAAGATCACGCTCTACGACGATCTGCTGGCGTCGGACCTGCCGGACGACCCCTTCATGGCCGACGACCTCACCCGCTACTTCCCCAAGCCGCTGCGCAAGGCCCACGCGGAGGCGGTGGGGCGGCACCGGCTGCGGCGGGAGATCATCGCGACCAGCGTCACCAACAGCCTCGTCAACCGCACCGGCCCGACCTTCGTCAAGGAGATGATGGAGAAGACGGGCATGGGGCCGGCGGACGTGGCCCGCGCCTACACCATCGTGCGGGATGCCTTCGGCCTGCGCTCGCTGTGGACGGGGATCGAGGACCTCGACACCGTCGTCCCGGCCGCGCTCCAGACCAGCATGATCCTGGAGACGGTCCGCCACATGGAGCGGGCCGCCGCCTGGTTCCTGGCGAGCTGCCAGCAGCCGCTGGACATCGCCCGCGAGACGGAGGCCTTCCGGCCCGGCATCGAGACGCTCCTGGCCGGTCTGGACAACGTGCTGGACGCCGAGGAGACGGCCCGCCTGACCGCCCGCGTCGCCTCCTACCAGGAGCAGGGCGTCCCCGCCGAGCTGGCCCGCCGCATGGCGGCCCTGCCCGTGCTGGCCGCCGCCCCCGACCTCGTCCGCATCGCCGGGCGCACCGGGCGCGGGGTCGCGGACGTCGCCGCGGTCTATTTCATGCTGGGCCGCCGCTTCGGCCTGGAGTGGCTGCGCGACAAGGCCGCCGCGGCGAAGGCGGAGAACCATTGGCAGAAGCAGGCGGTGGCCGCCCTGGTGGACGACCTGTTCGCCCACCAGACCGTGCTGACCACCCGCGTCCTGGAGTCGGTGGACCAGCTTCCCGCGGAAGCCCCCGTGGAGGCCTGGATCGCCAACCGCCGCCCGGTGGTGGAGCGGGTGGAGCAGCTGCTGTCCGAGCTGCGCACCCAGCCCAACGTCGACCTGTCGATGCTGGCGGTGGCGAACCGGCAGCTTCGCGGCCTGACGGCGGGGTAA
- a CDS encoding tripartite tricarboxylate transporter substrate binding protein, producing MKARRFISSLLTSCALLLGATAAQAAYPEKPITMIVAYGAGGSTDVTARMLAPFIEKYLGGGARIVVMNRGGAGGEIGFAAIADATPDGYTIGFINTPNVVTIPIERNARFTLDRLDPLVNVVDDPGIMTVHGDSPYKTVGDLVAQAKANPNTITLGSTGVGSDDHLAMLLLQRQANVRFTHVPFPGSAENYRSMLGRHTQICGQNLGEGLRGKAGGDNIRILGVMSTQRWDMAPDLPTFKELGYNITMASLRGIGAPKGLPPEIRAKLVDAVTKAANDPDFQSKARDTYQPLRILDSEAFAAELKELDGDFRNLWREFPWLK from the coding sequence ATGAAAGCCAGACGTTTCATTTCCAGCCTGCTGACCTCCTGTGCCCTGTTGCTGGGCGCGACGGCGGCCCAGGCCGCCTATCCGGAGAAGCCGATCACCATGATCGTCGCCTACGGGGCGGGCGGATCGACCGACGTGACCGCGCGCATGCTGGCGCCCTTCATCGAGAAATATCTGGGCGGCGGCGCGCGGATCGTGGTGATGAACCGCGGCGGCGCCGGGGGGGAGATCGGCTTCGCGGCCATCGCCGACGCCACGCCGGACGGCTACACCATCGGCTTCATCAACACGCCGAACGTCGTCACCATCCCGATCGAGCGCAATGCCCGCTTCACGCTCGACCGGCTGGACCCGCTGGTCAACGTCGTCGACGACCCGGGGATCATGACGGTCCACGGCGACAGCCCCTACAAGACGGTGGGGGATCTGGTCGCCCAGGCCAAGGCCAACCCGAACACCATCACGCTGGGCTCCACCGGCGTCGGGTCGGACGACCATCTGGCCATGCTGCTGCTCCAGCGGCAGGCCAACGTCCGCTTCACCCATGTGCCCTTTCCGGGCAGCGCGGAGAACTACCGTTCCATGCTCGGCCGCCACACCCAGATCTGCGGCCAGAATCTCGGCGAGGGTCTGCGCGGCAAGGCCGGCGGCGACAACATCCGCATCCTCGGCGTGATGAGCACGCAGCGCTGGGACATGGCGCCCGACCTGCCGACCTTCAAGGAACTGGGCTACAACATCACCATGGCGTCGCTGCGCGGCATCGGCGCGCCGAAGGGCCTGCCGCCGGAGATCCGCGCCAAGCTGGTCGATGCGGTGACCAAGGCCGCCAACGACCCGGACTTCCAGAGCAAGGCCCGCGACACCTACCAGCCGCTGCGCATTCTCGACTCCGAGGCCTTCGCCGCGGAGCTGAAGGAGCTGGACGGCGACTTCCGCAACCTCTGGCGCGAGTTCCCCTGGTTGAAATGA
- a CDS encoding DUF3369 domain-containing protein, producing MPSDDARPPEATPVPPAKPRLHVLVVDPDPALAGLTRAALDGFALDGAPVTVLTAATAAEAREALYRNPGTAAVLLEPVLDPAADGVPEGLGLIDHIRKDLGNSRVRILVCTAHPERAPEEEVVEAHDVSDYRLKDGLTARTLRTAVVPRLRAFTNLQTQAAGRKALARMLVATTGLLEMRTPDVLFPNILPRVVGLLGIGRHALLCIQGDTLPRDRRIRVRASTGRFAKWKDVDVAELGEPNVAAALERLSPSSETIVEPGYCALRLRAHGGIIGMIYVEGHNNEGTAREWQLLELFRNKCSIAFENALLFEELNTAQKATVLAMGSLAEYKDNAAAGHLQRIERLVGDIARELRVHGRFADELDEELVEKVGLAALLHDVGMLSVSDETLGIPGELANNDMAAIQRHTLIGHRILSEAALPLRGRSLLSIAAEIARYHHERYDGSGYMEGLRGGAIPVSARIMAVADVFDALITDRQYRKAWGVEHAIAWIAERAGKDFDPLVVEAFLTVVRRIQAEEPDWFPKPEGGNQGLLVAAIGRKLRALFGNRAEPIN from the coding sequence ATGCCCAGCGACGACGCCCGCCCGCCGGAGGCCACCCCGGTTCCGCCCGCCAAGCCCCGCCTGCACGTCCTCGTGGTCGATCCCGACCCGGCGCTGGCCGGGCTGACGCGCGCCGCGCTCGACGGCTTCGCGCTGGACGGGGCGCCGGTGACGGTGCTGACCGCCGCCACCGCCGCCGAGGCGCGCGAGGCGCTGTACCGCAACCCCGGCACCGCCGCCGTCCTGCTGGAGCCGGTGCTGGACCCCGCGGCGGATGGGGTGCCGGAAGGGCTCGGCCTCATCGACCACATCCGCAAGGATCTTGGGAACAGCCGCGTCCGCATCCTGGTCTGCACCGCCCATCCCGAGCGGGCGCCGGAGGAGGAGGTGGTGGAGGCCCACGACGTCAGCGACTACCGCCTGAAGGACGGGCTGACGGCGCGCACGCTGCGCACCGCGGTCGTCCCGAGGCTGCGCGCCTTCACCAACCTGCAGACCCAGGCGGCCGGGCGCAAGGCGCTGGCCCGCATGCTGGTGGCGACCACCGGCCTGCTGGAGATGCGCACCCCGGACGTGCTGTTCCCGAACATCCTGCCGCGCGTCGTCGGGCTGCTGGGCATCGGGCGGCACGCCCTGCTGTGCATCCAGGGCGACACGCTGCCGCGCGACCGCCGCATCCGCGTGCGCGCCTCCACCGGGCGCTTCGCCAAATGGAAGGACGTGGACGTCGCCGAGCTGGGCGAGCCCAACGTGGCCGCCGCGCTGGAACGGCTGAGCCCGAGTTCCGAGACCATCGTGGAGCCGGGCTACTGCGCCCTGCGGCTGCGCGCCCATGGCGGGATCATCGGCATGATCTACGTCGAGGGCCACAACAACGAGGGCACCGCGCGCGAGTGGCAGCTGCTGGAGCTGTTCCGCAACAAATGCTCCATCGCCTTCGAGAACGCCCTGCTGTTCGAGGAGCTGAACACCGCCCAGAAGGCCACCGTGCTGGCCATGGGATCGCTCGCCGAATACAAGGACAACGCCGCCGCCGGCCATCTCCAGCGCATCGAGCGGCTGGTCGGCGACATCGCGCGCGAGCTGCGCGTCCACGGCCGCTTCGCCGACGAGCTGGACGAGGAGCTGGTGGAGAAGGTCGGGCTCGCCGCCCTGCTGCACGACGTCGGCATGCTGAGCGTGTCGGACGAGACGCTGGGCATCCCCGGCGAGCTGGCCAACAACGACATGGCCGCCATCCAGCGCCACACCCTGATCGGCCACCGCATCCTCAGCGAGGCGGCGCTGCCCCTGCGCGGGCGCAGCCTGCTGTCCATCGCCGCGGAGATCGCCCGCTACCACCACGAGCGCTACGACGGGTCGGGCTACATGGAAGGGCTGCGCGGCGGCGCCATCCCGGTGTCGGCGCGGATCATGGCGGTGGCCGACGTGTTCGACGCCCTCATCACCGACCGCCAGTACCGCAAGGCCTGGGGCGTGGAGCACGCCATCGCCTGGATCGCCGAGCGGGCGGGCAAGGACTTCGACCCGCTGGTGGTCGAGGCGTTCCTGACGGTGGTCCGCCGCATCCAGGCCGAGGAGCCGGACTGGTTCCCCAAGCCGGAGGGCGGCAACCAGGGCCTGCTGGTGGCGGCCATCGGGCGCAAGCTGCGCGCCCTGTTCGGCAACCGCGCCGAGCCGATCAACTGA
- a CDS encoding tetratricopeptide repeat protein translates to MTDPQPTLNDAIRLLRTNDLGGAEAACRAILATDPHNAQALHLLGVVAAHTGHPDGALDLFALAIAEDGKDPSFHNSRGSLLFQLGRAAEAEEAFRAGIALNDRLPELHGNLGNALKALGRLEDAEGAFRAALALRGDAPEMHNFLGTTLRELGRLDEAEAAFRAALERAPEYLEARYNLAEALSTRGALEEAEEAFRAVIAAAPRFVPAHVGLAHTLQSLDRANEAVEAIEAARAIAPDHPLVQFTRRLIYSNAVPGWHLPMINDFERNDAYEAALKRAVTPDSLVLEIGTGSGIVAMMAARAGARKVVTCEVNPILARIARETVANNGYADRIDVVPKLSTRLSVGEGGDLPEKADVFVSELINIGMLAPRMLSVLQHARTHLVKPGGAIIPRASTVYAMLVETPELARINPVKRIGGFDMSTFDVFRSPGYQQIDLGADTHTPLSAAFTALDFDFTRNMPEEGGREIAVEITAEGTCHGVAFWFDLQMDEEVTYRSESRARTNHWKQAMTYLETPIRVRPGDRLTIVARYDNNQISFGVGG, encoded by the coding sequence ATGACCGACCCCCAGCCGACCCTGAACGACGCCATCCGCCTGCTGCGGACGAACGATCTGGGCGGGGCGGAGGCGGCCTGCCGGGCGATCCTGGCGACCGACCCGCACAACGCGCAGGCCCTGCACCTGCTGGGCGTCGTCGCCGCCCACACCGGCCATCCCGACGGCGCGCTCGACCTCTTCGCGCTGGCCATCGCCGAGGACGGCAAGGACCCGTCCTTCCACAACAGCCGCGGCAGCCTGCTCTTCCAGCTCGGCCGCGCCGCGGAGGCGGAGGAGGCGTTCCGCGCCGGCATCGCCCTCAACGACCGCCTGCCGGAGCTTCACGGCAACCTGGGCAACGCGCTGAAGGCGCTGGGCCGGCTGGAGGACGCCGAGGGCGCCTTCCGCGCCGCCCTGGCCCTGCGCGGCGACGCGCCGGAGATGCACAATTTCCTCGGCACCACGCTGCGCGAGCTGGGCCGGCTGGACGAGGCGGAGGCCGCCTTCCGCGCCGCCCTGGAACGGGCGCCGGAGTATCTGGAGGCCCGCTACAACCTCGCCGAGGCGCTGAGCACCCGCGGCGCCCTGGAGGAGGCGGAGGAGGCGTTCCGCGCGGTGATCGCGGCGGCGCCCCGCTTCGTCCCCGCCCATGTCGGCCTCGCCCACACGCTGCAGAGCCTGGACCGCGCCAACGAGGCGGTGGAGGCCATCGAGGCCGCCCGCGCCATCGCGCCGGACCACCCGCTGGTGCAGTTCACCCGCCGGCTGATCTATTCCAACGCCGTCCCCGGCTGGCATCTGCCGATGATCAACGACTTCGAGCGCAACGACGCCTACGAGGCGGCGCTGAAGCGCGCGGTGACCCCAGACTCGCTGGTCCTGGAGATCGGCACCGGCTCGGGCATCGTCGCCATGATGGCGGCGCGCGCCGGGGCGCGGAAGGTGGTGACCTGCGAGGTGAACCCGATCCTTGCCCGCATCGCCCGCGAGACCGTCGCCAACAACGGCTACGCCGACCGCATCGACGTGGTGCCGAAGCTGTCCACCCGCCTGTCGGTGGGCGAGGGCGGCGACCTGCCGGAGAAGGCCGACGTCTTCGTGTCGGAGCTTATCAACATCGGCATGCTGGCGCCGCGCATGCTGTCGGTGCTGCAGCACGCGCGCACCCATCTGGTGAAGCCCGGCGGCGCGATCATCCCGCGCGCCTCCACCGTCTACGCCATGCTGGTGGAGACTCCGGAGCTGGCCCGCATCAACCCGGTGAAGCGCATCGGCGGCTTCGACATGTCGACCTTCGACGTGTTCCGCTCCCCCGGCTACCAGCAGATCGACCTCGGCGCCGACACCCACACGCCGCTGTCGGCCGCCTTCACCGCGCTCGATTTCGACTTCACCCGCAACATGCCCGAGGAGGGCGGCCGCGAGATCGCCGTCGAGATCACGGCGGAGGGCACCTGCCACGGCGTCGCCTTCTGGTTCGACCTGCAGATGGACGAGGAGGTCACCTACCGGTCCGAAAGCCGGGCGCGGACGAACCACTGGAAGCAGGCGATGACCTATCTGGAGACGCCGATCCGCGTGCGCCCCGGCGACCGGCTGACCATCGTCGCCCGCTACGACAACAACCAGATTTCGTTCGGCGTGGGCGGTTGA